One Glycine soja cultivar W05 chromosome 2, ASM419377v2, whole genome shotgun sequence genomic region harbors:
- the LOC114397302 gene encoding eukaryotic translation initiation factor 2 subunit beta-like produces MADETPNEMKEEVPEIVPFDPTKKKKKKKITIVDPADDPVEKLAEKTENLSVSEGVETAFAGLKKKKKKPVEMSNLNDESGDANEDLDDHPEDDEGEVVAPEARYPWEGSDRDYEYEELLGRVFNILRENNPELAGDRRRTVMRPPQVLREGTKKTVFVNFMDLCKTMHRQPDHVMAFLLAELGTSGSLDGQQRLVVKGRFAPKNFEGILRRYVNEYVICLGCKSPDTILTKENRLFFLRCEKCGSGRSVAPIKAGFVARVGRRNTGT; encoded by the exons ATGGCCGACGAAACACCAAATGAGATGAAGGAGGAGGTTCCAGAA ATTGTTCCTTTTGATCCtaccaagaagaagaagaagaagaagattacAATTGTAGATCCTGCTGATGACCCTGTGGAGAAATTGGCTGAGAAGACAGAAAACCTCTCAG TTTCTGAGGGGGTTGAGACTGCATTTGCTggtttgaaaaagaagaagaagaagcct GTTGAAATGAGTAACTTGAATGATGAGAGTGGAGATGCAAATGAAGATTTGGATG ATCACcctgaagatgatgaaggagaagtgGTTGCTCCTGAGGCTCGCTATCCTTGGGAAGGGAGTGATCGTGATTATGAATATGAGGAG CTTCTTGGCAGGGTGTTTAACATTCTACGTGAGAATAATCCAGAACTAGCTGGAGATCGGCGAAGGACAGTTATGAGGCCTCCTCAAGTTCTTCGTGAGGGCACAAAGAAAACTGTGTTTGTCAATTTTATGGATCTATGCAAAAC GATGCATCGGCAGCCAGACCATGTCATGGCTTTTTTGCTTGCTGAATTGGGTACAAGTGGCTCCCTTGATGGACAGCAGAGATTGGTTGTAAAGGGAAGGTTTGCACCAAAGAACTTTGAAGGAATTCTGCGACGATATGTCa ATGAATACGTTATTTGCCTTGGGTGCAAGAGTCCGGATACTATACTTACAAAGGAGAATCGTCTCTTCTTTCTCCGGTGTGAGAAG tGTGGATCAGGAAGATCAGTTGCTCCAATCAAGGCTGGTTTTGTTGCTCGTGTTGGCCGAAGGAACACAGGGACATAG